One region of Triticum aestivum cultivar Chinese Spring chromosome 6B, IWGSC CS RefSeq v2.1, whole genome shotgun sequence genomic DNA includes:
- the LOC123136527 gene encoding protein RGF1 INDUCIBLE TRANSCRIPTION FACTOR 1, translated as MHQQAMWKPAWLEALSTEKFFVACSFHEHAKKNEKNICCLDCCTSICPHCVSTHRVHRLLQVRRYVYHDVVRLEDLEKLIDCSGVQSYTINSSKVVFLKKRPQNRQFKGSGNICTSCDRSLQEPYFYCSLDCKVEYILRKKKDLSAYLRPCKTLQLGPDFFIPHDADDETTQSTLVDVDEPMGSSDSDNLSIPYTNFVRKKRSGPYICARSANRVSDDDMATNMSRRKGVPQRSPLC; from the exons ATG CATCAGCAGGCAATGTGGAAGCCAGCATGGTTAGAGGCCCTCAGCACAGAGAAGTTCTTTGTGGCATGCTCCTTCCATGAGCACGCCAAGAAGAACGAGAAGAACATATGCTGCCTTGACTGCTGCACCAGCATCTGCCCACACTGTGTGTCGACACACCGGGTACACCGGCTCCTGCAGGTCCGGCGATATGTCTACCACGACGTCGTTCGGCTGGAGGACCTTGAGAAGCTTATTGACTGTTCCGGTGTTCAG TCATACACGATTAACAGCTCTAAGGTCGTTTTCCTGAAGAAGAGACCACAGAATAGGCAATTTAAGGGGTCAGGGAATATTTGCACCTCCTGCGACAGGAGCCTTCAAGAGCCCTATTTCTACTGCTCTCTGGATTGCAAG GTTGAGTACATATTACGGAAGAAGAAAGACTTGTCAGCATACTTGCGTCCATGCAAGACCTTGCAGCTTGGTCCTGACTTCTTCATTCCTCATGACGCTGATGATGAGACGACCCAATCAACACTTGTTGATGTTGATGAGCCTATGGGATCATCAGACTCCGATAATTTGAGCATACCATACACAAATTTTGTCCGGAAGAAGCGCAGCGGACCATATATCTGTGCACGATCTGCAAACCGGGTCTCTGATGATGACATGGCCACAAACATGAGCAGAAGGAAAGGGGTGCCTCAACGATCACCTTTGTGCTAA